The region TAGAGCTGTCCTTGCTGAATGGCAATCTCAACCTGAGTGCCAAGTTTCTTCAACAGATCAATCTCAAAGGGTTGCCACTGACGCGGACTAGAACACTGGTTCACAATCAACACGCCAAACATTTCATCGTCCTGCATAATCGGTACGCCCATCCCAGCACGCACCTGGCAGCGATCATAGAATTCTTTCAAAAATGGGGTCTTTTCAATCTGCGAAGTATCATTCACTACCCGCACTGAGTCGCGCTTGAATAACTGCCGCATCTCTTCCACAGCGTAATTATCAGCCACCCACCCTAATACTGGTAACCATTTAGGACCAACCGATTCCGCAACTGTTTGGCACAAACTACCTGACGAAAACTGTGCAATAAACACTCGATCTGCCTGCAAAAACTGGCGGACTTCAGCTACGGTAGTGTTCAAAATATCTTCGAGATTCAGGGATTCTCGGATGCGCAAGGCAGTTTCTGACAACAGCCGCTCTCGATTTGCTGCTAACTGCAACTGGGCTTCTGCTTCCTTGCGTTCAGTGATATCGTAAGCTGTGGCGATCGCCGCTGGTTGCCCATTAAGATAGGCAAAACCCGCTGTCATATCTACCCAACGTTCTTGTCCTGACTTTGTCAGAATTTTAATTTCATATCGAGGCGGAACTGCTTCACCTCGTTGCCGTGCTAAACCGCGATCGCGCACGATCTGGCGAAAATCTGGATGTGCCAGTTCCCAAAAAGGAATCGTCATCAGTTCTTCGCGTGAATAGCCTGTAATTTTTTCGGTTGCTGGGTTAACGTAGCGTAGATGGTTTCCTTGGTAGATCAAAAAGGCACAAGAAGCCGTTTCGGCAACTACTCGAAATCGTGCTTCACTTTGTTGTAATGCCTGTTCTGCCTGCTTGCGTTCTGTAATATCTTCAAACACTAATCCAACACATTGATTAGGAAGTGGGAACGCTTTGGTTGCAAAAGTCCCCTCCGGAAGAGTGCAATCACAGTATCGCACCTCGCCCAGATCGCGCTCTTTGCCCAGCCGAATTACATCGGCATAGATTTTGGGAAATGCAGTGTCAATTAAATCAGGGAAAACTGCCGACATCGGTTTGCCCAACATTTCGTCCACTGGAACCGAAACCTGGAGAATACGATGGGCTGCCGGATTACATTCCACCAAACGAAACGAGCGAATGTCATCCAAATCTGGCAACTGCCATACTAACAACCCAATTTGCATTCGTTTGACAATATCTCCATAGAGTTGCACGCGTTCCTGGGCTTGTTTCAGTTGCGTAATATTTTCAGCGACGGCAATCGTGTATTGAGGTGTGCCACGTTGATTTCGAACCAGAGAATTGGTAATACGAACCCACAGGGATTTTCCATCTTTCCGCAGGTGGCGTTTTTCGACTTGATAAGAATCGCGGGTTCCAGAAATCATTTCATTAAACAATTCAATATCAGCCGCCAAATCATCCGGGTGAGTAAACTCAGAAAATGTCATGTGGGCAAGTTCTTCCTGCGTATAGCCCAGCATGGACTGCAAGGCAGGATTGCTTTCTTCAATCTTGCCTTTGAGGTTATCTAAGCCAATCCCGACTGCCGCTCCTTCAAAAATCCGGCGAAATCGTTGTTCTTGAGCTTTTTGTTGTTTGACTAGTAGTTTCAGAGCGGCGATCGCGGATGAAATAGTCACAAGCCCCCCAAGGGCAGGTAACAACAACACTGTTTGGCGGATAGTGCCACTTTCAAGGATCACCGGATTCACTTGGTGAAGAGTGTGCCAGATTCCAAAGCTAGAACCTGCTGCCGCGAGTCCGCCGACCAACGCGATCGCTCCACCCGCCAGCCAATAGCGATTTGTTAACTGCTTCAACCGCATAGCACACCAAGAAACCACACAATAGTTAAAGAAACTCCTTCAATTCAAACAGCTAATACAACATGACCTACACCTCTAGGATGTAAGCTTTGCCTACCAAATGCTTCACCCACCCGGATGAGTGAGGTTGGTAGATACGGTCTCATCTCGTCCTTAAGAGCTTTCCATTGAGAAAGTCTCTAAGATGGGCTGGAAATCTCAGACTGATCGGTGCTGATGGAATCCGTAGATTTACTGAAAAATAGTTGACGCATCCACGCAGTCAAGATGTGAGACAACAACCCTAAGGGTCCGAAGAACAAACAGAATAACAGCGAGTGCACAGTCCAAATCCCTGTACGCTGACCTTCCCAATAAATCCAGCGCCCAACGAATAAATCCATTCACGACTTGGCAAGTTACCCAGAAAGGAAAAAGATACACGACTTGGCAAGTTACCCAGAAAGGAAAAAGATAAGCAGAAAATGTAGGAGACGTTAGCCGTAGCCGTATCATGCTGCCCTTTGTCGCTGTGCCATCGACGATTGCTCAAGAGTTTGGGAAATATCGAGACCTGTTCTGCCGAGGCGCAGGCTTTGAGCAGGTGAGTCGCTATGTGACCGGATTGCTGTTGAGTGAGAACAAAACCTTGCAAGGGATTGCCGGACAATGGGTAGCAGGTGGGGAGGTCGGCGGACGAAGAGCGATGCACGCAGCGGTGTTTGAGGCGGGCTGGAGGAGTTCAGAGTTAATGTCCCATCATCGTGCTGTGATAGCCAAAGAGCATCAGGGGCGAGGGCGAGAAGTCATCAGTCTGGATTGGACGCTCAGCCATCACGATTGGGGCAAGCAGATCTTTGGGGTGAAGCGATCCTATGATTATGTGGAACATCGGATGAGTTGCTTTCAAACGGTGGTGACGGCGACGATTGCGAACCGCCACCTAATTGATGGGATTGACGTGGTGGTGCAGTTTCCAGATTTTTCAGTGGCAGAACGGGAGTATCTGAAGGTGACGGCAAAATCCCACTATGACGATTTAGACCAAGTGCGAGAACGACTGATTGAGATGTTGCATTATCACAAGAATCGATTGGAGTATCGCAAACGCACCGAGATTGCCGTCGAGATTGTGCGCCAAGTGGAAGCGGAAGGACAATTTCCCACCGCCGATTATGCGTTTGACAATGGGGTGTTGACTGTTGAGTTAACCACCATGATTGAGTCCGCAGGAAAACACTGGGTGAGTGAAGTTGAAAGTTCTCGCAACATCTTGTGGAATGACCAATGGCAACGGGTAGATGCGATTGGTTTAGAACTCAGAATCCATCACCCAGAGAGCTTTCGCCCGATTCAAGTCACTTGCCGCAACGGCGAAACGAAACCGATTTGGGCATTTACCAAAGTCGTGCGCCTCAAGAAGTTTGGACGCAAGCGATTGGTCATCGTCCACGAGCAAGCAGATTTACAAGACCCACCTCGCTTCCTGCTCACCGATGCGTTGCATTGGGAAAGTGGGCGAGTCATGCAGACTTGGAGTTATCGATGGTCCTGCGAGGTCTTTCATGAGGTGAGCAAACAGCACAC is a window of Leptolyngbyaceae cyanobacterium JSC-12 DNA encoding:
- a CDS encoding PAS domain S-box (IMG reference gene:2510095075~PFAM: Histidine kinase-, DNA gyrase B-, and HSP90-like ATPase; GAF domain; His Kinase A (phosphoacceptor) domain; PAS fold~TIGRFAM: PAS domain S-box); amino-acid sequence: MRLKQLTNRYWLAGGAIALVGGLAAAGSSFGIWHTLHQVNPVILESGTIRQTVLLLPALGGLVTISSAIAALKLLVKQQKAQEQRFRRIFEGAAVGIGLDNLKGKIEESNPALQSMLGYTQEELAHMTFSEFTHPDDLAADIELFNEMISGTRDSYQVEKRHLRKDGKSLWVRITNSLVRNQRGTPQYTIAVAENITQLKQAQERVQLYGDIVKRMQIGLLVWQLPDLDDIRSFRLVECNPAAHRILQVSVPVDEMLGKPMSAVFPDLIDTAFPKIYADVIRLGKERDLGEVRYCDCTLPEGTFATKAFPLPNQCVGLVFEDITERKQAEQALQQSEARFRVVAETASCAFLIYQGNHLRYVNPATEKITGYSREELMTIPFWELAHPDFRQIVRDRGLARQRGEAVPPRYEIKILTKSGQERWVDMTAGFAYLNGQPAAIATAYDITERKEAEAQLQLAANRERLLSETALRIRESLNLEDILNTTVAEVRQFLQADRVFIAQFSSGSLCQTVAESVGPKWLPVLGWVADNYAVEEMRQLFKRDSVRVVNDTSQIEKTPFLKEFYDRCQVRAGMGVPIMQDDEMFGVLIVNQCSSPRQWQPFEIDLLKKLGTQVEIAIQQGQLYQQLRMLASNLECQVEERTLELQKRMQELQSLNEVKDILLHAVTHDLRTPVQGMLMVLNHLCSRGEDTVSIPRTTLERMIESSDRQLTLLNSLMENHSGLPCKQQTLNRESMILSGVLEKALATLAHQLCKNQATIVNHIAPNLPAVMADPSKVQCVLENLLCNAIKHNPPGRTITLDASILTVKEADISELNSQFLYCIVQDNGVGMDKDQCDRLFQLYVRGLDNQRLTGIGLGLHRCQQIISAHGGKIGVESKPGQGSKFWFTLPITPPLSPIPSL
- a CDS encoding hypothetical protein (IMG reference gene:2510095077) is translated as MLPFVAVPSTIAQEFGKYRDLFCRGAGFEQVSRYVTGLLLSENKTLQGIAGQWVAGGEVGGRRAMHAAVFEAGWRSSELMSHHRAVIAKEHQGRGREVISLDWTLSHHDWGKQIFGVKRSYDYVEHRMSCFQTVVTATIANRHLIDGIDVVVQFPDFSVAEREYLKVTAKSHYDDLDQVRERLIEMLHYHKNRLEYRKRTEIAVEIVRQVEAEGQFPTADYAFDNGVLTVELTTMIESAGKHWVSEVESSRNILWNDQWQRVDAIGLELRIHHPESFRPIQVTCRNGETKPIWAFTKVVRLKKFGRKRLVIVHEQADLQDPPRFLLTDALHWESGRVMQTWSYRWSCEVFHEVSKQHTGLESAQVRNEEAVNRHFRLSCVAQSILQRTACSGAQSERFEFAQGKQTVGQKLYTLTRQAFDDLLQFIVTRCSHGHTNEQILQALLPS